In Hordeum vulgare subsp. vulgare unplaced genomic scaffold, MorexV3_pseudomolecules_assembly, whole genome shotgun sequence, one DNA window encodes the following:
- the LOC123418184 gene encoding uncharacterized protein LOC123418184: MATARRRKAKAARAAAAEAMKKDRKNAYDAMVTADKESRQAEAEAKEATTTAAAKAEESMQAVGMAMAKAEEAAVIASVKAEEAEKAREAYREVCRQVDAAAEWAQCEEELFAARFRRYWNQLVARPGVTFHQTTSIPAMRYTHPAPHDRPKAMDTLQITSVKIAAVDDCLQWPLQVYGIIAARDVLDHKRNILFHRRRGDCQIITQEDPYLALTGPSRAIAVSRDLSYIEVSLKVKGASRTRSEDGDLSDLVLSYGTGLCLAGIYPSRLSTLELESSHINRSVEATVRIKITHGSWPDGLRGAFTAGMSSNNGLEVELLNTRDGRALPVDSEGVVKLQRRVISVYIEGMLKVSVVACSVDEERGFIEKAEAVFEAKRQCVSVMEINFGSCSMQITVAWSCFRHE; the protein is encoded by the exons atggcgacggcgaggaggcgcaAGGCGAAGGCCGCCAGGGCCGCGGCCGCGGAAGCCATGAAGAAAGACAGGAAGAACGCCTACGATGCCATGGTCACAGCGGATAAGGAGTCCCGGCAAGCCGAAGCGGAGGCCAAGGAGGCCACCACGACGGCCGCGGCCAAGGCCGAGGAGTCCATGCAAGCCGTCGGCATGGCCATGGCGAAAGCCGAAGAAGCCGCCGTCATAGCCAGCGTGAAGGCGGAGGAAGCCGAGAAGGCAAGAGAAGCCTACCGCGAGGTGTGTCGGCAGGTGGACGCAGCGGCGGAGTGGGCGCAGTGCGAGGAGGAGCTCTTCGCCGCCCGGTTCCGACGCTACTGGAACCAACTCGTCGCCCGCCCCGGCGTCACCTTCCATCAAACCA CATCGATCCCCGCCATGCGGTACACGCACCCTGCTCCCCATGATAGGCCCAAGGCCATGGATACCTTGCAGATCACGTCGGTGAAGATCGCAGCGGTCGACGATTGCCTGCAATGGCCGCTGCAAGTGTATGGCATCATCGCGGCACGAGATGTCTTGGATCACAAGCGCAACATTCTTTTCCACCGCCGGAGGGGTGATTGCCAAATAATCACTCAAGAG GATCCATACCTAGCATTGACGGGCCCTAGTCGCGCCATTGCCGTGTCGAGGGACCTTTCATACATCGAGGTCTCGCTCAAGGTGAAGGGCGCGAGTAGAACTAGATCCGAGGACGGAGATTTGAGCGATCTAGTCCTGAGTTACGGGACCGGATTATGTCTCGCAGGCATTTACCCTAGCAGGCTCAGCACACTTGAACTCGAATCCAGTCACATTAATCGCTCCGTGGAGGCCACGGTCCGCATCAAAATCACCCACGGGTCATGGCCGGATGGTCTCCGAGGCGCGTTCACTGCCGGCATGAGCAGCAACAATGGCCTGGAAGTGGAGCTGCTCAATACCAGAGACGGTAGAGCTTTGCCCGTCGACTCTGAAGGTGTGGTCAAGCTCCAGCGCCGCGTCATCTCCGTCTACATCGAGGGGATGCTCAAGGTTTCCGTGGTGGCATGTTCGGTTGATGAGGAACGGGGTTTCATCGAGAAAGCTGAGGCAGTTTTCGAAGCAAAGAGACAATGTGTAAGCGTCATGGAGATTAACTTTGGGTCTTGTAGTATGCAGATTACCGTCGCTTGGTCCTGTTTCCGCCATGAGTAG